From Theileria annulata chromosome 1, complete sequence, *** SEQUENCING IN PROGRESS ***, one genomic window encodes:
- a CDS encoding p23 (translationally controlled tumor protein homolog), putative (Tap404f10.p1c.C.cand.5 - score = 24.13;~SMART pfam:TCTP (PF00838) at aa 1-170, E()=9.50e-39) — translation MKVYRDLYSNDEVCSDAYDHLDPFDNPDLSSVAFEVKTSKVAKGEEDYGIGYNDEEGGDQMNVDPNVEVVVDVVDKFALQSLPLTKKDYSSYIKKYIQRLVATLQEKNPERVEPFKTSVSEFVKHVLANFDDFEFYVGESLDYEAGLVYGYYKGEEVSPRLVFLKDGLVEERY, via the exons ATGAAGGTTTACCGAGATTTGTACTCTAATGATGAGGTTTGCTCTGACGCATACGATCATCTCGACCCATTCGACAACCCAGATCTATCATCTG TTGCTTTTGAAGTAAAGACTTCAAAGGTTGCAAAAGGTGAAGAAGACTATGGAATCGGATACAA tgATGAAGAGGGAGGAGATCAAATGAATGTTGACCCCAACGTTGAAGTTGTAGTCGATGTGGTTGATAAATTTGCACTTCAATCACTTCCATTGACCAAGAAGGACTACTCTTCTTACATTAAGAAGTACATTCAGAGATTGGTTGCAACACTCCAAGAAAAGAACCCTGAGAGGGTAGAACCCTTTAAAACTTCAGTTTCTGAGTTTGTTAAACATGTTCTCGCAAACTTTGACGATTTTGAGTTTTACGTCGGAGAATCTTTGGATTACGAGGCTGGATTAGTTTACGGCTATTACAAGGGCGAAGAAGTCTCGCCAAGACTAGTTTTCCTCAAAGACGGACTTGTGGAAGAGCGTTATTAA
- a CDS encoding uncharacterized protein (Tap404f10.p1c.cand.137 - score = 126.63), which yields MVRRLFESRSNKAKSDSKDNKTSEVAPVDEFVDILGLNVESSKPPDPKPENTGNESDFLIFNQDPTFKEPLKEIAIDAEPMDFTDTTPQSVTDSDKLTPSSNESKLTLGAETLEEVDQLDYLDFESAAFEEHKNRELSDSFSEDNAFSDLATVENKTISKPEESDKTDPNKEEFRETEFAKFYDTSYSTELHGDTIVGAFIISYKNAKTEYLFSYPPTLNVNRPYDTKLLKSQYKTESYTANRDTNSELQSCLHLVSDLALGARKNNSLVDFAHFVLPTSSSNVLYGTSYVIQLTDDIQVKTENSEKNSTETKENENELKENPEGPTLVDTGSDETPKQLVKKTSSHLPNGHFVAICLVYKVPFFGLIGSRLEYLAQTYFDNKNFHDHSLLQSFLEHVNKNDKVEDWSYESLFFNLEYHFKPFSLCLSYSKFQN from the exons atggTAAGACGTCTCTTCGAATCAAGGAGTAATAAAGCTAAATCTGATTCAAAAGACAATAAGACTAGTGAAGTTGCTCCAGTAGATGAGTTTGTTGATATCCTGGGACTTAACGTCGAAAGTTCTAAACCACCTGATCCTAAACCAGAAAACACAGGAAATGAGTCAGATTTTCTCATATTCAACCAAGACCCAACATTTAAAGAACCTTTAAAGGAAATCGCAATTGACGCAGAACCAATGGATTTTACAGATACCACACCCCAGTCAGTGACTGATTCAGATAAACTAACGCCAAGCTCAAATGAATCAAAACTAACCTTAGGAGCCGAAACTTTAGAAGAAGTAGATCAACTAGATTACCTAGATTTTGAATCAGCAGCGTTTGAAGAACATAAAAACAGAGAACTGTCTGACTCCTTTTCAGAAGATAATGCATTTTCTGATTTAGCGACAGTTGAAAATAAGACTATTTCCAAGCCAGAAGAGTCAGATAAAACAGATCCAAACAAAGAAGAGTTTAGGGAGACGGAGTTTGCCAAATTTTACGATACATCATATTCAACAGAACTTCACGGGGACACGATAGTTGGAGCGTTTATCATTAGTTATAAAAATGCGAAAACCGAATACCTATTTTCATACCCTCCAACACTCAATGTGAATCGCCCATATGATACAAAACTCCTTAAATCGCAATAC AAAACAGAATCGTATACAGCAAACAGAGATACGAATTCAGAACTACAATCATGTTTGCATTTGGTGTCAGATTTGGCATTAGGAGCAAGGAAGAATAATTCTCTGGTTGATTTCGCGCATTTCGTCCTCCCAACTTCATCTTCTAACGTCCTCTACGGAACAAGTTATGTGATTCAACTCACAGATGATATTCAAGTAAAAACGGAAAACTCGGAGAAAAATTCGACAGAAACAAaggaaaatgaaaatgaattgAAAGAAAACCCAGAAGGACCGACATTAGTTGATACTGGATCTGATGAAACGCCGAAACAATTGGTGAAGAAAACTAGTTCTCACCTACCTAACGGACATTTTGTCGCCATATGTTTGGTGTACAAAGTGCCATTCTTCGGACTAATAGGGTCAAGACTAGAATACTTAGCACAAACctattttgataataagAACTTTCATGA CCACTCGCTGCTGCAGTCATTTCTGGAACATGTGAACAAAAACGATAAAGTCGAGGAT TGGAGTTACGAGTCCTTGTTCTTCAATTTGGAGTACCACTTCAAGCCGTTTTCACTGTGTCTGTCATATAGTAAGTTTCAAAATTAA
- a CDS encoding uncharacterized protein (Tap404f10.p1c.cand.137 - score = 126.63;~SMART 7 MORN (SM0698) domains at aa 541-562, E()=1.73e+00; 564-585, E()=8.22e-06; 586-607, E()=2.90e-01; 608-629, E()=3.37e-02; 635-652, E()=2.09e+01; 677-698, E()=7.31e-01 and 838-859, E()=1.12e+00;~Signal peptide predicted for TA21470 by SignalP 2.0 HMM (Signal peptide probability 0.924, signal anchor probability 0.019) with cleavage site probability 0.805 between residues 26 and 27) — protein sequence MIYSECAARTSTCILSLLTMIPCASSLNFNSKAFGSLWFNWKRYGFPLDLFRSDNPIYPYFTESMSPLLNETTGYLIGVTDLKILNKLSNPPTLIFDLEEEIIRLRTKVLLGYYSPSFYEISFFDDFELLDELDIDDEPLKMVVDTSENIFNFVGDYLSRAPSTIIELGGKASKIYHMGRRLGMRRHKESYLRLFDIYFPGALPKFLRFSKKGSKSKKKKAKESEKVDEKGEKTEEGLDKVAQCDDEQKDSDKKEDEHEDKTEEKDHEESTDKFSDVGENDEVGAQDRASEYKKIKGFDPLGELKAQWDELTKQDDEDGKVSEVVKEEEEEDLAVVNTTFTFEMMFEKMMKRSPKYRYLGYVQYLQYEDSKDRNREIEYAILTRIQPLRDFLLKLLKSFAYAGGKGRRPYHLLMDFFFELDSVIDFNNPVEGVYIVRGEEYLRGCMQELPDSDTEEHQDLDESYKKSYIMEGDQEVKLKLPSILATHVVEIQNNYSIDFVELWIRTHNFKEFYMNHNLEVFNEPVFYVSQNVAKYTYPNGDFYVGELVDMLRDGKGSYVSKDGSRYDGEWLRDKRHGKGTLITNDIKYTGDWLNDKKHGFGRLETRSYTYVGDFRHNRCHGNGTMSYKSGIKQKGEFKHGRFEGKGMMTMPDGSVRMGNFKNGVIFGVCSVIDKTGRVYVGQLHGDLFHGKGILKYNKTTSFEGYWVKGRRVNQGMINTIISGSPLRVEAVWQDDNMLMNEVSIKFPNGFKYNGSLRLYPHQTLNMQELKDDLEFMKLDPMINEEDLKLFAQEFDKLDNKLLAHGNGIYKDTKGEVYNGLFFYGSKHGNMSQVFPNGTIYTGQYHLGRLHGKGTFQLLTKRTLEVKFNRGNLETELDFQDHAYIKQFLELEYPTFLEEFVKYKLDSLMDVMKTSNILGFNM from the exons ATGATATATTCAGAATGTGCAGCTAGAACTAGCACATGCATACTTTCTCTACTTACCATGATACCGTGCGCAAGTTCATTGAACTTTAACTCTAAGGCATTTGGGTCCCTTTGGTTTAACTGGAAAAGATACGGATTCCCACTAGACCTGTTCCGCTCAGATAACCCAATTTACCCTTATTTCACAGAATCAATGTCGCCTCTATTGAATGAGACGACAGGATACTTGATTGGAGTTACTGATTTAAAAATCCTTAATAAGTTGAGTAACCCGCCGACTTTGATTTTTGACTTGGAAGAGGAGATCATTAGACTGAGAACGAAGGTGCTATTGGGCTATTATTCACCATCATTCTATGAAATAAGCTTCTTTGACGATTTCGAGTTGTTGGATGAGCTTGATATTGACGACGAGCCTCTGAAAATGGTCGTGGACACCAGTGAGAACATATTCAACTTTGTGGGAGATTACCTGTCAAGAGCCCCTTCCACAATTATAGAATTGGGTGGAAAGGCGAGTAAAATATACCACATGGGAAGAAGGTTGGGGATGAGAAGACATAAGGAGAGTTACTTGCGTCTGTTTGACATTTATTTCCCTGGAGCTCTGCCCAAGTTTCTGAGGTTCTCCAAAAAAGGATCAAAGTCCAAAAAGAAAAAAGCTAAGGAATCGGAAAAGGTAGATGAAAAGGGTGAAAAAACTGAAGAAGGTTTAGATAAAGTTGCGCAATGTGATGATGAGCAAAAGGATTCTGATAAGAAAGAAGATGAACATGAGGATAAAACTGAAGAAAAGGATCATGAGGAGTCGACTGATAAGTTTTCAGATGTGGGTGAGAATGACGAAGTGGGAGCACAGGATAGAGCATCGGAATACAAAAAGATTAAAGGATTTGATCCGCTTGGAGAGTTGAAGGCACAGTGGGATGAGTTAACTAAACAGGATGATGAAGATGGGAAAGTTTCAGAAGTAGTAAAagaggaagaagaagagGATTTGGCTGTAGTAAACACAACATTCACATTCGAGATGATGTTCGagaagatgatgaaaagGAGCCCGAAGTATAGATATCTGGGTTATGTCCAGTATCTCCAGTATGAAGATTCGAAGGACCGAAATAGAGAAATAGAATACGCAATATTAACAAGAATTCAGCCTTTGAGAGATTTCTTGCTcaaattattgaaatcaTTCGCATACGCAGGAGGAAAAGGAAGAAGACCATACCACCTGCTAATGGACTTTTTTTTCGAATTGGACTCAGTAATAGACTTTAATAACCCAGTTGAAGGTGTGTATATTGTTAGGGGAGAAGAGTACCTGAGAGGCTGCATGCAGGAATTGCCAGACTCCGATACCGAGGAACACCAAGATTTAGACGAATCGTATAAGAAAAGTTATATCATGGAAGGAGACCAGGAAGTAAAACTTAAGCTTCCCTCAATCCTAGCGACTCATGTAGTGGAGATCCAGAACAACTACTCCATAGACTTTGTAGAACTGTGGATACGAACACATAACTTTAAGGAATTTTACATGAACCATAACCTGGAAGTTTTCAACGAGCCTGTGTTCTACGTTAGCCAGAACGTAGCTAAATATACATATCCGAACGGAGATTTCTACGTTGGAGAACTCGTGGATATGCTCAGAGATGGTAAAGGATCATATGTGTCCAAAGACGGATCTAG atATGATGGAGAATGGTTGCGCGATAAACGGCATGGAAAAGGAACCCTAATAACAAACgatattaaatatacag gGGATTGGCTAAATGATAAGAAACACGGTTTTGGAAGATTAGAAACAAGATCATATACATATGTGGGAGATTTCAGACATAATAGATGCCACGGCAAT GGAACTATGTCATATAAAAGTGGAATCAAGCAAAAGGGTGAATTTAAGCATGGGAGATTCGAAGGGAAGGGGATGATGACAATGCCTGATGGATCAGTGAGAATGGGGAACTTTAAGAATGGAGTGATATTCGGAGTTTGTTCAGTGATAGATAAGACAGGAAGAGTGTATGTGGGACAATTGCACGGAGATTTGTTTCACGGAAAGGGCATTTTGAAGTATAATAAAACCACATCATTTGAAGGGTACTGGGTTAAAGGAAGAAGAGTCAACCAGGGGATGATAAACACAATAATATCTGGATCACCTCTTAGGGTTGAAGCTGTGTGGCAGGATGACAACATGCTGATGAATGAAGTGTCGATTAAGTTCCCCAACGGGTTCAAGTATAACGGAAGCTTGAGGTTATATCCCCACCAGACCCTAAACATGCAGGAACTGAAGGACGATTTGGAGTTCATGAAGCTGGATCCCATGATCAACGAGGAAGATTTGAAACTCTTTGCGCAAGAGTTTGACAAACTCGATAACAAACTGTTGGCTCACGGAAATGGAATATACAAGGACACTAAGGGTGAAGTGTACAATGGGTTGTTTTTTTATGGCTCAAAGCATGGAAATATGTCTCAAGTTTTTCCAAACGGGACAATATACACTGGCCAGTACCACTTGGGAAGATTGCACGGAAAAGGAACTTTTCAGTTATTGACGAAAAGAACACTAGAAGTTAAGTTCAACCGAGGAAATCTCGAAACTGAGTTGGATTTCCAAGACCATGCATacataaaacaatttttgGAGCTTGAATATCCAACATTCCTCGAAGAGTTCGTAAAGTACAAACTAGACTCACTGATGGATGTCATGAAGACCTCAAACATACTGGGATTTAATATGTAA
- a CDS encoding uncharacterized protein (Tap404f10.p1c.C.cand.4 - score = 20.35), with amino-acid sequence MVSKNPNYGTFIDSFKFSENLENSTERNLDVYLTLYSKILNVGPVLDYALNVNDYNKPLSPDDSFNSIKTPKSILDFNVLFLVLRPSLILSVDHLLHSVARALTNVLSSKPVSSNFTTEVAFMLSGSSSVGKSLERVLLSKNDKSSPALILTLSQNKSRDSILDIINGVQDDISNLDKYTKVDDLTKEFKITQEELKLPGGLEASILCRIGVKRI; translated from the exons atggtTAGCAAAAATCCAAATTATGGTACTTTTATAGATTCTTTCAAGTTTTCTGAGAATTTAGAGAATTCCACAGAAAGGAATCTCGATGTTTATTTAACTCTTTActctaaaattttgaatgtTGGTCCTGTTTTGGACTACGCTTTAAATGTTAATGACTATAATAAACCTTTAAGCCCTGATGAttcttttaattctatCAAAACTCCAAAATCTATCCTAGATTTCAATGTTTTATTTCTAGTTTTGAGACCCAGTTTg ATTCTTTCTGTTGATCATTTACTTCATTCCGTAGCTCGGGCCTTAACTAACGTTTTAAGCTCTAAGCCTGTTTCCAGCAACTTTACCACTGAGGTTGCCTTTATGTTATCTGGATCTTCTAGT GTTGGGAAATCGCTGGAACgtgttttattatcaaaaaatgataaatccAGTCCCGCCTTAATACTCACCCTTTCCCAAAATAAG TCCAGGGATAGCATCTTGGATATCATTAATGGAGTTCAAGACGACATTTCGAACCTTGATAAATACACCAAGGTCGACGACCTAACAAAG gaatttaaaattacacaaGAGGAGCTAAAACTCCCAGGGGGATTAGAGGCATCTATTTTATGCAGAATTGGCGTTAAAAGGATTTAG
- a CDS encoding uncharacterized protein (Tap404f10.p1c.cand.138 - score = 42.79), translating to MAKCNIKASSVALEWSSICKELTSQQAVRLLHRFTSGLINLPPNVEKFSSDFCSGFLEKRVAYDFLEGKKLLNTNNLSFPKSLDILQNKIIELNDKSLLKPKDVSLSLNSYSKFYQNLHSSRTYSHLYKLIPTDNIKRYVSQLMKIANKNIEHMNEQDLSLVLNCISKINVDHDEFLKSSNKLLNNSLKEFYRKGLTLEDDSNSDNLMKNMTPQGVSLLLNCFSKSNIELDANVLHFFVDEYVTKLVEKFQINQLIVTINAFLKFKIPLSRVFKAVKTADRMLKESQKEYNMKLISTSLYTFAKYNYQPVYCFQNVVSYLNRIDLKHSSELELGNIYYAFGKLNFRNTKLIDKMNENVYQNLKTFTPHGVVGIYHSLSKLDYKSKLLKENEKSKNIETKFISEFLKFFKDDLPFAGVNNSNFNIPVVPLHNINFCFSCVINNILDPRIYSFLLRKLTYMIENEPSGPIFKIGNIVLNYREELANDQDEFKFLSKYIGIQGIYQLYCILQHILNYVAKGLESIEYSVLASINSLMDHFNIISTGKRRKFLTEDLIFEPSKAEDDVKLDETTHVTSKIHEDVYSVLEKIIKKQTEDIDKSEMDRNGFLSQENAKSLLYKEHEAFPYTIDIVLFKF from the exons ATGGcaaaatgtaatataaaagCTTCTAGTGTTGCCCTAGAATGGTCAAGTATTTGTAAAGAATTGACATCGCAACAGGCTGTACGCCTACTTCATAGATTTACCTCAGGTTTGATTAATTTGCCTCCCAATGTAGAGAAGTTTTCAAGTGATTTCTGTTCCGGGTTTCTGGAAAAGAGAGTAGCATATGATTTTTTGGAAGGTAAAAAGCTGTTAAACACTAATAATTTGTCTTTCCCCAAGTCCTTGGATATCCTCCAGAACAAAATTATCGAACTCAATGACAAATCTCTACTCAAACCCAAAGACGTTTCACTGTCCCTTAATTCATACTCTAAATTCTACCAGAATTTACACTCGTCCAGAACTTATAGTCATTTATACAAACTTATTCCAACAGATAACATAAAGCGTTACGTTTCTCAGCTTATGAAAATAGCAAACAAAAACATCGAACACATGAATGAACAGGATTTGTCCTTGGTGTTGAACTGTATTTCAAAGATTAATGTTGATCATGATGAGTTTTTGAAATCTTCAAATAAACTTCTTAATAACTCACTTAAGGAATTTTACAG GAAGGGACTAACACTTGAGGATGACTCAAATTCAGATAATTTGATGAAGAACATGACACCCCAGGGAGTGTCGCTGTTGTTAAACTGCTTCTCAAAATCGAATATTGAGTTAGACGCCAATGTTTTACACTTTTTCGTTGACGAGTATGTAACGAAACTAGTTGAAAAGTTCCAGATTAATCAGCTGATAGTGACAATTAACGCGTTTTTAAAGTTTAAGATACCACTTAGCAGAGTATTTAAAGCAGTGAAAACAGCCGATAGAATGCTCAAAGAAAGCCAAAAAGAATATAACATGAAGTTGATCTCAActtcattatatacattCGCGAAGTATAACTATCAACCTGTATATTGTTTTCAAAATGTTGTATCATACCTCAATAGAATAGATTTAAAACATAGTTCTGAGCTTGAACTTGGTAATATATACTATGCCTTTGGAAAGCTGAACTTCAGAAATACAAAACTTATTGACAAAATGAATGAAAACGTATATCAGAACCTGAAAACGTTTACGCCTCACGGAGTTGTTGGAATTTATCACTCTCTGTCTAAGTTGGATTACAAGAGTAAGCTCTTgaaagaaaatgaaaagtCCAAAAACATTGAAACTAAGTTTATTTCAgaatttttaaagttttttaAAGATGATTTGCCTTTTGCAGGTGTTAATAactcaaattttaatattccC GTTGTACCCCTCcacaatattaatttctgCTTCAGTTGCGTAATCAACAACATTTTAGACCCTAGAATCTACAGTTTTTTACTAAGAAAACTTACTTATATGATAGAAAATGAACCCTCTGGTCCAATCTTCAAAATTGGTAATATAGTGTTGAACTATAGAGAAGAACTGGCAAATGATCAGGACGAATTTAAGTTCTTGTCAAAATATATAGGGATCCAAGGAATCTATCAGCTATATTGTATACTTcaacacattttaaactaCGTTGCGAAAGGGCTAGAGAGTATTGAATATTCAGTTTTGGCTTCAATCAACTCACTAATGGaccattttaatattatttcaacaGGAAAAAGAAGGAAATTCCTGACTGAAGACCTTATTTTCGAGCCAAGTAAGGCAGAAGATGATGTAAAACTAGATGAAACAACACATGTGACTTCTAAAATACACGAAGATGTCTATTCAGTTCtggaaaaaattataaagaaaCAAACCGAAGATATTGACAAATCTGAAATGGATAGAAATGGATTTTTAAGCCAAGAGAATGCCAAATCACTTCTATATAAGGAACATGAAGCCTTTCCATATACTATAGAcattgttttatttaaattttaa
- a CDS encoding uncharacterized protein (Tap404f10.p1c.cand.139 - score = 14.27): MNISTIISKNCSFNRTLMFNVCQPSMIYLSNTISPVNPIKTQNLIEIGGLNNNHASNPRNTLKKIETPITSHPIGLPEYLNNIKYKNPLINNSILTYIEDRVQEYINDHTQEQYLFNKLRNDTKNRKRAFVKRGYFRRTRSLNRKLNRLSYAYALQGIDYEMVENLAMGEIPDLKDYFK; encoded by the exons ATGAATATCTCTACAATCATATCTAAAAACTGTTCCTTTAATAGGACATTGATGTTTAATGTATGTCAACCTTCCATGATATATCTGTCAAACACAATTTCGCCAGTAAATCCTATAAAAACACAAAATCTCATTGAAATCGGAGGTTTAAACAATAATCATGCTTCAAACCCTAGGAATACTTTAAAG AAGATTGAAACTCCAATAACATCTCATCCAATTGGACTTCCAGAATacttaaataatataaaatataagaATCCACTCATAAATAACTCAATTTTGACCTATATTGAAGATAGAGTCCAGGAATACATCAATGATCACACGCAAGAGCAATATTTATTCAACAAACTTAGAAATGATACAAAGAATAGGAAAAGAGCATTTGTTAAAAGAGGATATTTCAGAAGAACACGATCATTGAATAGGAAACTAAACAGACTTTC GTACGCTTACGCTCTGCAAGGAATAGATTACGAAATGGTAGAGAATCTGGCAATGGGAGAAATACCGGACCTTAAAGACTATTTTAAGTAA
- a CDS encoding uncharacterized protein (Tap404f10.p1c.cand.140 - score = 32.74;~SMART pfam:UPF0034 (unknown) at aa 29-326, E()=5.20e-50), protein MLSDETPDLSNVRMDPWSFWKSINSPKFIVAPMVDQSELPFRLLCRRYSADLAYTPMLHAKIFSENENYRNIHFHTSSDDKPLIAQFCGNDPSAFILASSYIKNDVSAIDINLGCPQGIAKKGRYGSFLLEYPQLITKGFASVDTKFMLFTRGWLFSVQSCQANGCKALTVHGRHRSETKTRISECDWDSIKIIKSRVNIPVIANGGIETFEDVKRCLDYTGADAVMSSEAILENPYLFSGKMYNNIDIFEEYLSILKGSPRQKISCIKGHAFKILYKYINQHHDIRTAISNANTIKKFENVVYDLRNIVSKTTLSYPDTWYRRYRTESHKNGLNCLSGERCVVNDYVDNFVGSFMANF, encoded by the exons ATGTTATCTGATGAAACTCCAGATTTATCTAATGTAAGAATGGACCCTTGGTCCTTTTGGAAGTCAATAAATAGCCCAAAGTTCATAGTGGCCCCAATGGTTGATCAAAGCGAACTCCCATTCAG GTTACTATGCAGAAGATACTCTGCAGACCTTGCATACACCCCTATGCTACACGCAAA GATTTTCTCAGAAAACGAAAACTATCGCAATATCCACTTCCACACATCTAGCGATGATAAGCCACTAATTGCTCAATTCTGTG gAAATGACCCGTCTGCCTTTATTTTGGCCTCTtcatatataaaaaatgatgTTTCTGCAATTGATATTAACTTGGGATGTCCACAG GGGATTGCAAAAAAGGGAAGATATGGCTCATTTTTGCTTGAATACCCCCAATTAATAAC AAAAGGATTCGCTTCAGTCGACactaaatttatgttattcACTAGAGGTTGGTTATTCAGTGTCCAAAGTTGTCAGGCGAATGGATGTAAAGCCTTAACAGTACATGGCAGACACAGAAGTGAAACCAAAACAAGAATAAGTGAATGTGATTGGGACTCAATCAAGATAATTAAATCAAGGGTCAATATACCTG TAATCGCAAATGGAGGTATTGAAACGTTTGAAGATGTGAAAAGATGTCTAGACTACACTGG TGCTGACGCAGTAATGTCATCTGAGGCTATACTTGAGAACCCATACCTTTTCTCTGggaaaatgtataataacATCGACATATTCGAAGAGTACCTATCAATTCTGAAAgg ATCCCCAAGACAAAAGATTAGTTGTATCAAAGGTCACGCctttaaaattctttacAAATACATTAATCAACACCATGATATCAGAACAGCCATATCAAACGCCAACACTATAAAGAAATTTGAGAATGTTGTGTATGATCTCAGAAATATAGTTTCAAAGACGACACTTTCATATCCAGACACATGGTATAGGCGCTATAGAACAGAATCTCACAAAAATGGGTTAAATTGTCTCTCAGGAGAACGCTGTGTTGTAAATGACTACgttgataattttgttGGGAGTTTTATGGCAAACTTTTAA
- a CDS encoding uncharacterized protein (Tap404f10.p1c.cand.141 - score = 17.19) has product MVIILKAILINQIINLIAKGMLIGECVGNKESAKIANLLTGNITGDVVPSTYPAIKINQSANNDSNFYNFYKDELRELEEETVELMEKQRKVFEELRRKAKEQNRLFEDLSMAVKRQ; this is encoded by the exons ATGGTTATAATTCTGAAGGCGATTTTAATAAACCAGATAATTAATCTAATAGCAAAGGGCATGTTAATAGGAGAATGCGTGGGAAATAAAG AATCGGCAAAAATAGCCAACTTACTGACTGGGAACATCACCGGTGACGTCGTTCCTTCAACATATCCTGcgataaaaataaatcaatcTGCAAACAATGATTCgaatttttacaatttttacaAAGATGAATTGAGAGAATTGGAGGAAGAAACCGTTGAGCTTATGGAAAAGCAGAGGAAGGTGTTTGAGGAGTTGAGAAGAAAGGCAAAGGAACAGAATAGATTATTTGAAGATCTCTCCATGGCAGTTAAAAGACAATAA
- a CDS encoding prefoldin subunit (KE2) (Tap404f10.p1c.cand.141 - score = 17.19;~SMART pfam:KE2 (PF01920) at aa 2-108, E()=4.70e-06) codes for MEDLINEINSLREKHREQTIVHSQLLTQQNESTAALNEIKLVEEDTKIFKATGPILTSQTKEEAVSTISKRLEYINTEIETVDKSITTLQSKIEEKCKKLEALKAKNTPTVPAST; via the exons ATGGAAGATCtgataaatgaaattaattccCTAAGGGAAA AACACAGGGAACAGACAATCGTTCACTCACAGCTTTTGACTCAACAGAATGAATCAACCGCAGCCCTAAAT GAGATAAAACTAGTGGAAGAGGatacaaaaattttcaaGGCAACTGGTCCTATTTTGACATCTCAGACAAAGGAAGAGGCAGTGAGCACAATCTCAAAGCGTttagaatatattaatactgAAAT AGAAACCGTCGACAAGTCGATTACAACTTTGCAGTCTAAAATTGAGGAGAAATGTAAAAAG CTTGAGGCGCTAAAGGCCAAAAACACTCCTACTGTACCTGCTAGCACATAA